The DNA region ttaaaatataattattttacttcacacaaatgaaacaataagaaattgctatattgcatttattttaaattatactgcAACTTGTGCTACAAAACTATTATCTTCACTTATTGTACTATTAGCTCCTGGAATCCTCGCCCCGttctaaaaagaaaaataacaattaatgaattaataaaaataggaaaataatgtattaccAAAATTTTTCCCCTGTCCTCAATAATACCATAGGCAAAATGATTTAAGATAATGGATTTTGGAAGTGCCACTCCCTGAAACCTATAAATAGGTCCTCCAGTAATATCTGTGTCCAATTTAAACACATTGCAGACAGTTATCCTGCCCAAATGATCAGTGTTAGCAACCATGGGTCCTCTGGAAATATCAACGTGGTGGCCAGCTTTGAATAATGTCACTTTATCACCATTGTGGGCTGCAATATCTGGAATTTGCTTAGTTTTGTGTACATTATTTCTAAACATCTCCAAAGCAAAGTCTTTATCCACATCCAAACATTCTATTGGATGGGCTTGTTGACAGAATTTTACCATTTCTATTGAGAGTACTTTTAGTTCGTTAGTCGTTGGAGTCCAATTGTCCAAATCTAATTGTACATCATATACGAAACTACCAGActttactgaaataaattatatgtattcagtaaagtaaataaaaaaaaattcatattttagttatgaactaaatgaaatgaatactTGGTTTAGCACAACgtgtaaatatgtatttgatcaatttgataattattcttttatttgtaaattatttgtgttCAAGTTCAAATtacacaacttaaaacttaaatcacatttaatcattaaaataaatgtatttaacgcaattattgtttttttttttttcttttttcttctttttataaacccatgttcaaaagttattgatattaaactttaacaaattaaaattaattaatccatattattatacttgatttttttatctaggcagtgtttattttattattataaaaaaaattaaacacaaaatgataaagaaaaaaatttgttatacgtTTTTAAAGAACAATACAATGTTCATTTAGGTTTTCAGATAATTATGCCTAGACGTAGAGTAACTCCAGATGAGAGGAGTAGACCAATTGGATTATTGAAATCTGAGGCCAATCAGACTGAAATCTCAGATGTTACACAAATAAACTGACTCTACTTTAGATAGACCAAGGAGTAGTAAACCAAGGAAAACACAACTGCAAATGAAGACCGATATTTGCGATTGAAAGCCAGTAGGGCACCCAGTTGCAATATGAAGACGCTTGGCAAATGCAGGGAACTATTTGGAACAATGATAAGAATGGATAAGGCTTCATGTTCCTGAATGGAAGAATCGAAATCTGTAGTTTTCATAGATGAAAGTGGAAATGGGTGTTTAATGATGTGGCTGATCTAAATTCATGAAAGATCCTGAAACGGTGGTGGCTTTTGAAACAATCATCCCACCTTAATACTCTCCCaagtataattttgataacatGGACTAATATATcccaaaataatatgtaatccTACACAATGAATGCAGCGAAGGGGTCAATCAGctattaataaacatgtactaaattttatgtatatataaatcaaaaataaaaattgttgatgtatattgaatttatttagtgtATATTGTTACCAAataaagaacttaaagaaaattctaaatatcaaaaattcaatGACAACAcgatttttacttatttctttttttttttaatatcacttATTTTTGAACATAAGTTTAAGTGATACAGATAAATTGTTtcactttgttatttttcaaaacataacgaatgaatgaattaaactcatcatagaataaaattcttaCCATTTGGACTCGGAAAGCTGTGcaattgtattttaacattGTCTTTAAATGCATCAGAAACGACCGCTCCCAACAGAAAACTGCAAGTTCTCCAGAAGACTTTATTAACAGCTGCTGGGTTAGCAATTTGATAATGTAAAAAGTCTAACTTGCATGAATCTGGCAGAGGTCTGTGCATATGCCAAAGTGTTTCCTTATTGAGTAGTGCCACAGCTGAACGGTCAACAAACTTATCACCCAAATCTATAAAGACtcagttatatttataaaattaattaatgaattatataatttacgtTTGACACAATCATATGGTGTTGATATATTCTTATTCATGACTAGATTTGCCTCAGGTGGTCCTTCAATTTGCACttctattttttcaattctgcCTACATTTTCACGCTGTCGCTGTTTTTCGGCTACAAATAGATCGTTCTGCCTTTTAGCTTCGTTTGATATACTAGTGGAGTAccctaaaattaaatcaaaatagcTGGGGCGATTCGATTAACCTTAAgagaaatacttttaaatgtgACATTCCTGATGGTTTGTTTAATAGTCGAGACTGCGAGACGTTGGGACAGATTGTTTAAAGTTGTCATTTTTGATTAGTAAAGTGTTTTCttacttcatttatttaaacaatagtcAGGCCGACTTTTTTGGTTAGAAATTTTGAACTAATGAAAATGGTGAACCATgtgtgaaaatattcaaatatgcattttatcaaataataaatatgtaataaaaaatccatagtttaatttgaaaatattattgattttatgtaatacattaattttgtgttgaaattataataaattaatgaaaaagaaTGTTTTGAATGGTTGAATAATCagaatctgattatatatttcgtGCTATGGCTTAACAAGTGCATCAGATGATGGGCtatagtatatataattaaacatattaaattgtattattaagacttaaaaaaatgtgcataaaataaaaactataaataaacattccaCAGAATaggtaatttgaaattgttaggTTGCCACACTGATATTTGACATCTTCGATTTCGCAGTGTCATTTGACTTTTTGATTTTGTGGTTCGTGCATAaacaaactattaaaaaatggcTTTGGACGCTCTTTGTGGCCTGTCCGACTACGATAACAAAGTAAAATTGGAATACGACAGAAATGTATCCAAATTTTGCGGTAATTTCATGAATAATATGACACTGGAAATGCCGCCGTTTAATGTAagtaaaacttatatttagtAGAAAACCGAGTTAACTGAGTAAGTAATGAGacttatattgtttattttcagccTGGTGAAGGTTTAGATTCGTTGAGAGTGGATGAAAATGgacatgaaataaaaatgagattTGATCATGGAACTACAACATTGGGTTTCATGTACCAGGGTGGTGTAGTTTTGGCTGTCGATTCCAGAGCTACAGGCGGTCAATTCATTGGTTCCCAAACAATGAAGAAAAtcgttgaaattaatgattttctgCTGGGTATGTGCACTGTCATTACTTGAATTAGGTTATGTTATCTTATTCGTGTCTTCAAAAGTGATCTGTGGTTTGTTTGTGAAATACAGCACATTTTCCTAAAACAACTATTGccttagttttaaattagaataatcaTCTTGGACCATGTGCTCTTTATGTTTCGTTACAAATCATTAATGTAACAGCTAGTTTAAGCttatatattatgaaaaagtTCCATTACAAGCATaagtaaacttaataaatacatcaaaactataaaatttagtgaattagtattattttaagtataattacaataaaatactttcatttataaaataaagcttCATACTCTGGTTTTTTATAACTTCAAGGCATCTGTTTCTCACATAACCAATTAATGTTATGGATATATTgttttggaatttaattttatgctgc from Aethina tumida isolate Nest 87 chromosome 1, icAetTumi1.1, whole genome shotgun sequence includes:
- the LOC109602149 gene encoding 39S ribosomal protein L39, mitochondrial, with translation MTTLNNLSQRLAVSTIKQTIRNVTFKRYSTSISNEAKRQNDLFVAEKQRQRENVGRIEKIEVQIEGPPEANLVMNKNISTPYDCVKHLGDKFVDRSAVALLNKETLWHMHRPLPDSCKLDFLHYQIANPAAVNKVFWRTCSFLLGAVVSDAFKDNVKIQLHSFPSPNVKSGSFVYDVQLDLDNWTPTTNELKVLSIEMVKFCQQAHPIECLDVDKDFALEMFRNNVHKTKQIPDIAAHNGDKVTLFKAGHHVDISRGPMVANTDHLGRITVCNVFKLDTDITGGPIYRFQGVALPKSIILNHFAYGIIEDRGKILNGARIPGANSTISEDNSFVAQVAV